CAAATGAATTGGCAAACCTCAGCATGTAAGCGTTAAACTCCTTGCTTTTTCAGGACATCCCGATTAAACTTGTTTTTTTGTTTTTTCAGTCGCGGCTTCACGACCCTCCCCCTCATTCCCTCTACGGCAGTTTTCGGAATTTTGTGTTGGCCAGTATAATTTCCAGCGTTAAAAAGAAAAGAGCCACCAGTAAAAATCGTACAAAAAGTTCCTTGTATTTGGTGTACTCTTTTACGTGGATTTTGGTTTTCTCCATTTTCCCGATTTCTTTGTAAATTTGCCGCAGGGAATTCGTGTCCGTTGCCCGAAAATATTTTCCACCCGTGGTGGCCGCAATCTGTTTCAGCAAGTTCTCGTCGATCTCCACGGGCATTCGCACGTAGCGTTTCCCGAAAAACGGGTCCTGAACCGGGTACAAGGCCGATCCCTTTGTCCCGGCGCCAATTGTGTACACCCGAATGCCCATCGCTTTGGCCACCTGGGCAGCCGTCAGGGGGTCCAGTTCCCCGGCATTGTTCCGGCCATCCGTGAGTAAAATAATCACTTTGCTTTTGGCCTTGCTGTCCCGCAGGCGGTTTACGGCATTGGCCAACGCCATGCCGATGGCGGTTCCGTCCGGGATAATGCCGATTTTCACATCCTTAATAAACTTCAGCAGGATGCCGTAATCCAGGGTCAGCGGACACTGCGTGTAGCTGTCCCGCGCAAAAACCACCAGACCAATGCGATCATTCTTGCGCCCTTTTACAAATTCTTC
The Calditrichota bacterium genome window above contains:
- a CDS encoding VWA domain-containing protein, with product MFRFASPEFLAGFLIIPILVYFHFRKGKKQAATLKYSNLDLVKSAGKSRWNEYRNILFSLRLLVVIFLILALARPQSGSTHQEVTTEGIDIILAMDISSSMLAEDFKPKNRLEASKIVAEEFVKGRKNDRIGLVVFARDSYTQCPLTLDYGILLKFIKDVKIGIIPDGTAIGMALANAVNRLRDSKAKSKVIILLTDGRNNAGELDPLTAAQVAKAMGIRVYTIGAGTKGSALYPVQDPFFGKRYVRMPVEIDENLLKQIAATTGGKYFRATDTNSLRQIYKEIGKMEKTKIHVKEYTKYKELFVRFLLVALFFLTLEIILANTKFRKLP